DNA from Halobaculum sp. XH14:
CGCGATCAACGACGGAGCGGACGTCGTCAGCGGCGACCGCCTCTACTGGGGGGCAGCCGAGATGCCGGCGCTGAACCGGCTCGGCAACCACGCGTTCGCCGCGCTGGCGAGCGTCCTCGCCGGCGAGCGCGTCCACGACACCACCACCGGCATGCGAGCCTACCGCCGCGAGGTGATCGAGGCCATCGACTGGACCGAGAACACGGGGCTCTCGGCGGAACTGCTCGTCCGGCCGCTGATGCGCGGCTACGAGGTGACCGAGCGACCGATCCCCTACGACGAGCGCCGCGGCGAGACGAAACTGGATCCGTTCGCCGGCGGCGCGGCCATCGGGAAGTCCATCCTGACGGTGTGTCTCGAGGAGCGACTCCGACGGTTCTGAGTCGGCAGCCCGGGGGAACCAGCTTCGTTCTACGACAGTTCCGCGTCCAGATCGTCCGCGACCCGGAGCGCCAGCGCCGCGATGGTGAGCGTCGGGTTCATCGCGCCGCTCGTGACGAACGCGCCCGAGGACGGGAGC
Protein-coding regions in this window:
- a CDS encoding dolichyl-phosphate hexose transferase, with amino-acid sequence MGTYNEEAAIEHVLDDVDAVTDGRAEVVCVDGSDDRTPDIAREHGARVIEQEPRGYGVAVEAALSAAERPVVVTTDCDDTYPMEELPSFLAAINDGADVVSGDRLYWGAAEMPALNRLGNHAFAALASVLAGERVHDTTTGMRAYRREVIEAIDWTENTGLSAELLVRPLMRGYEVTERPIPYDERRGETKLDPFAGGAAIGKSILTVCLEERLRRF